DNA sequence from the Cohnella herbarum genome:
AAGAACTCGATAATCCGCTGACTACTCCCATGATCATGATGGCTAATGCAAGCAATATTGACTTCCGGTATATGAGTTTCAAGAAATACGCCTCGCAATCGTATATAGTTGTTTAGTTGTTGTTCATAGATTTATCGGCAAATAGCATTCGTGGGATGATATTTTATCGGTGCGCGATGAAAAAAAAGACCTGGAAAAGAGAAACGAGCCCCGTTGGCTCGCCTCCCTGTTTCCTCTTATCCATTGATTAATCCTGCTCCTCCCGATCATAATATCGGGCGGGGCTTTGCCGGGTTCGTCATAGAACTTTATTTTCATCAGACACATCCAAGATTCGTTTCAGACCATTTCCAGCTCCATGCCGAGCACGTTCGCCAATCGCTTGATTTGTTGGCCTTTATGTCCTACGCCCAGCGCAAAATGGTGGGTAGGTCCGGCCGCGCACCATCGCTCGATAAAGTCGGCGACGCCGCAATCGAAGCTGCAACGGGTATTGGTATTGCCGGTTTGCGGAATTTCGCCCTTGATCGATCGGCCTTCGGCAGCGATCATCTTGTAGCGGCCATCTGCGGTCTGGGAGATTCCCAACAAGGTAACCGGCCCCGCTTGGATGCTGAATTCCACGCCGATGCCGGAGCCGCTTTTGCCGTGGAACAAATCCAACCCGCGAATGATAGGACGGCTGTCGCTGATCTTGACGTTATGCGGACCGTCATGCCCGACGAGCACGATCTCGTCGACGAAATCGCAAGGATGCAGCTCCGCGAAAGACCCCCCGGCGTCTAACCGATCCATGATCAGCATGGCCGCGCAAGTCTTGAGATCGGCTTCTCCCGCGAGCGGGATTCCCTTGCCGGTGAGGAGCGAATTGCCCAGCACCATGTTCGATCCGATCCGTTCATATTCGTTATTATCCAGACCGCGATAGTAATAAGCGAGACCGGTCAACCCATTCTCCACGACCAGCTTGTCGAGTCCGACGGCCACCTTGGCAGACCATTCCAAATCCTCTTGCTTGATCGGCCGCGTCACCGGATCGATGAAGGGGTCCGCGATCGTAAATACGCTTTTGATTTCTTCGATTTTATCCGCGATCTCGCCGGGCTTCGCGCCGTTCACCAGTTTGGCAAGATCGCACATCTCCAACATCTGGACATGGGAGCCGAAAGCCGCCGTAAACGCGGTAGGGTCGGAATTCATGTCGTACATGCCTTCGTAAGTATGGCCCAGATAGCCGATACGCGCGTACTTGAACGCCCGCCGGGCATTCGCGACCTGGCACCACGATTTCAATTCCCGGGCTATCCGGGGATCGTCGCGGAGGGTCCCCACGATGATTCCCGCCGCCGGCTTGCCGGCGCGAACGAGCACCCCGCTGATCTCGGGCAACGAACAGATGTTATCGTTCGCTAGCTGCATATAAGTCGTCGTGTTCCGGTAATCCAACCGTTTGAGAGGTTGCAAGGCGACCAATACGGTAGGTACGCCGAGGTTCATAATCGTTGTCGCGGCCGATGACGACGTGACGTACGTGGCGAGATTACAGAATAAGAAGTCGACATCCCGGGCTCTCAGCCGAGCCGCCGCCGCGAACGATTTGTCCACGTTATCGACGAAACCCGCCGATACGACCTCCACGTCGAAGTCTTCAAGCATCTTCTCGAACTCGCGACCGTAACCCTCGAGTTCCTCCCGCAGCCCCGGGAACTGTCCCCAATACGGCTCGTGGCCGACCGATATAACTCCTATGCGGGCTTTGGACCTTGCGAACGCCGATATACTCATTTCCGATTCCACCTTTCGCGAATAGTACGATGATGACATCCTAGTTCCAGCTAAACAGCTCTATTTCTCTCTCTTCGATTGCATCGGCGGTAGTCCCCGCAGCCAATCTTCGATAATCGATCGTTCTGCGCTCGCCGGGCAACAGATCGAAGTAATTGTCCGAAAAAACGTATTCGCCGTGGAGCAGGACGGCCTTTGCATATCGGTCCGCGGCAACGGTTAGGCGGCCTCCTTCCGCTCCTTCCGTCCGGGACTCCATGCGCACGCCGGAAGGTTCAAGCTCCATGTCCGCCGGAATCCCCGCAAAATAAACGCATCGATCCTCGCCGAACGGGCCCTCGATATCCATGACCAGCACGCGGGAATCGTCCATTAGCGCGTCCAACTCCTCCAAGTGCACCGTCGCGATGACCGAAGATGTTCCTCCCTCTATCTCGAAGCCGAACTCCCGAGTCCACCGAGACGCATCGTCGGCCGTGCCGTCCAGCTTCAACGCTCGCAGTCTTCCCCTGCCCCGGATGGCTTCGGGTTTGTCGTTGCACACCCAGAAGGCATACCCGCCTTCCGTTTCCTGCCGTTCGATCGAAGCGATAACCGGACGGGCGGCCTTCTTGAACCCGTAATAGCCGCCCTTCGGATACCCGAAATAATCGACGAGGCTCCATCCGCTCGCCGGCCAACAATCGTTGAACATCCAGAACAGGATGCCGCTCGTATAAGGTCGATTGCGCCTGTAAGACTCGACGACGAGCCGGGTGATCTCGTGCTGAACGTAGGACATCCGACGAATCCGTTCGACCGTCGAGACGGCGGGAGGCATCAGCTTGACGGCAAGCGTTCTAAGCGCTCCGAAGAGCGAAAAGTCGACCAGCCCGGGATGGTTCTTGGTGTGATACTCCAGCATGTCGAACGAAGGATCGTTCAGATCCTCCTCGCTCATGAACCTCCGCAGCGTATGGATCTCGGGCGTGCCGAACATCGGAAACTCCGGGCAGAACCGGCTGAGCAATCCCGCAAAATAGGATCGGTACTGGCGCAGATCCGTGTCGCGGAACACCTCGAACATATCCAGCAATGCTCCGGTATAGTGGGCGGTGCCGATCGTGAACGAATTATTTTTGTTGCCGCCGAACGGGCTCGTCGGTAGGAACGGGCGGGACGGGTCGAGCTCCGCGCACAGCCTGCCCGTAATCCGTTCGGCGATCGCGCGTCCGGGGTAGTCCGGATTCTCTTCGTCGTCGAACATGCCGTTCTCGTTGTCGCCGTTCCACCAGATCAGGCTGGGTCGGTTTCGAAGCAAACGGATGACTCCTTCCGCCTCGACGGCTAACGAAGACGCCCACTCCCCGTCCTCCTCGGGATACGTGCCGCACGCCATCATAAAATCCTGGAAAACAACGATCCCCAGCTTGTCGCACGACTCCCAGAAATGCTCCGGTTCGTAGATTCCCCCTCCCCAGCAGCGGAGCATCGTCATCCCTGCATCCCGGGCGAGACAAAGCAGATTCTCGTAATGCGAATTCGGGATGCGCGATGGAAAGGGATCGCTCGGCACCCAATTGGCTCCCTTGCAATAGATCGGTACGCCGTTCACCAGCAGCGTAAACCCGCTTCCGGGCCTATCCCCGTTGAGGTCCCATTCCGTATCCAGAGCGCGTAATTTCTCGGTCATCCGCGCTTCATCGCTCCCGGGTCGATCCTGAAGCTGCTCGATTCGCACGGTGCGGACGCCGAATGAGCACATTCGCTCGTCGACAATCCCCGCCTCGCCGTATAGCTTCGCAACGGCTTTGTACAAGGGCTGACCGCCGTATCCCGCCGGCCACCATAACTCGGGCTCCGCCAGGTCCGCCGTCAGCTCCAGCTTATTCCCTAACAACTTCCGCGAGGTTTGCCATACGATGCGGCCGGAAGGATCGAGGATTGCGGCTTCTACTCTCATCGGTTGCTCGACCTGCCGGCTCGTCTCCAACGCGAAGCCGATGGCCGCCCCCCGTCCGTCTATCGCCTTCGTATGGACATAGAGATCGTCGATCGTCCCGATGTCCTCGAAGACGAGACTTACCGGTCGCCATATGCCGTAGCTGACTAAACGTCCTACCCAGTCCCAACCGAACGTGCACTGCATGCGGCGCACGTAGAGGCGTTCGCTCGTAAACGCCGCGCCTCGGCCGATGTACGGCTTATTCGCGAAGCCCTCCGCGACGGTGCGGAATCTGACCTCGAGCTCGTTCGTTCCCGTTCGCAGAAGTTCCGAAACGTCGAAGCGGTAATGGATAAACATATTATCCGTTCGCGCGACCCGCGTCCCGTTCAAGATGACGTCCGCGAAAGTATCCAGCCCTTCGAATTCCAGTACCGCGCGCCTCCCGTCCAAACGATCGATCTCGAATTCGCGGGAATAAGTCCAATGCCAATGCTCGACCCAGGAGCATTCATCCGCTTGCTTGCGGTAACCCGGATCTCGGATACATTCTGCCTCGAGCAAATCCTGATGCACGTGCCCAGGCACTCTTGCTTTAATATTGATCTTCGTCAGGCTGCCTTCGGGTCGTTCGCCTTCGCCTTTTAAATTCCAATCTCCCGTCAACAGGATCGTTCGTTTCATCGTCGGCGTCCCTTCTTTTTTTACAATAAGAACGACGACCCTACTACCACGTAGCAGAGCCGCCGTTATCGGTTCGATCGAATTAGCTATTGCCCGCTTTCCAAGCATCGAACTGTTTCTGGGCTTCCGCCAAAATTTTGTCCATGCCGGCATCGTCCAACCGTTTCTGCAGGTCCGTGTAATACTTCTCGAAGTCCGGCATGGAACCCGTCGTCAGGATCGGATTCGCTTCCTTCTGGACGGCGCTCACTTGCGCGATCTCGTTCTTCACGGGTTCGGGATTAAAGATAAAGCCGAGAATACCCGAAGCCTTGCCGTTATCGTTGTTCTTCTTCATCGCTTCCAGCGCAGCCGTGGAGTTCCAGTTCGAATCCCATTGATCCCATAGAGGTCCGAGCCAGTTATGCCAGATCGCCCACGTTTGTTCAGAACCGCTCGTGGCTTCGATCGTCGGATTAGCGTCTTGAGCCGTACCGGATTTTACCGTGTAGTTCTTGCCTTCGACCCCATAGGCCAGCGTGTTCAGCAAGTACTTGTCGCCCCAGATCAGGTTGAGCAGCATCATCGCTCTTTCCGGATTTTTGGACGTGGCACTGATGGCCGAAGCGGCCGACGTCATCGAATTCGTCGAGATGGTCGGATAGCCGGACAGCGTCTCCACGGTCGGGAACCCGTAAGTAGCGGTCGACTTCGAACCGTCCTCCGTATAACCGCCGGAATCGCGCATGACGGCGTATTTGCCCGACTTGGCTTCCGCCAGGTAGTCCGTCTTGATCGCTGCGTCCTTCGCGATGTAACCCTTCTTATAGAAATCATTAATCGTTTGGTAGTTGGCCTTGTTCTGGGCAACGTCCAGAATCTTGACGATCTTGCCGTCCTGTTCGCTATAAGAGATACCCGGGGAAATCGTCGTGTAGTCGTACAGGGTAATCCCGGAAGCCGTCCCGTTGGCCGTCGCCAGCAGGGGAATCATATCGGGCTCGTTCTTCTTGATCTCGGCCAGGAAGGGTTCCAGGTCTTGAATGCTCTTAACGTTCTTATAATCGAACTGATATTTCTCGACCAAATCTTTCTTGAACACATGGGCGCCCGCCGGAGAGTACGGAGTCTGCGCCGGTATCGCCATAATTTTCCCGTTGTAGGTCACCGCTTTCCAAGCGCGGGGATCTACCTTGGCCAGAATGTTCTGACCGTACTTCTGAAGCAGATCGTCCAGCGGCAACAAAGCCCCCTTCTGCACGTTATCGCTGATCCGATTGGAAGCGAAGGTCGTGAAGACGAGATCATACGGCTCGCCCGCGGCCGAGATCAGCTTCATTTTGTCTTCCCAGCCGGCGTTGTCAATCAGATTGAGGTGCAACTCCGCATTCAATTTCTCTTTGATAATCTTGTTCGCTTCCGCTTCGACCGCATCCTGATCCTTCATGTTGTCGATCGGCTTCGGCATGTACCAGCTGAGCTTGACGAAATCCTTCGTTTCGCTCTCCGGAGATGCCGTCTGCGAAGCTTGAGATGCGGGTTGCGACGGCTCGGGGCTGCCGCTCGGACTGGATGCCGCGTTCTCCTTCGAATTACAACCGCTTACGATGAACATTGCTGCTAACATTGCGGCCGTTCCCGATAAGAGCCACTTCTTCGATTCTTTCGTTTTTGCACGAATCACTTGGGTTGCCTCCCTTTTAATAGCGTTGCATCTATAATTAGCATCCATAAGCCGGTAAGTCTTATGGAGTAATTATCATCCTTTGACAGAGCCGACCGTCAAGCCTTGTACGAAATATTTCTGGAACAGCGGGAATACGAGGAGCATGGGGCCCGCCGCCAGAATGCACATCGCCATTCGCGCGCTTAGGGAAGGTACGAGCATTCCCGGCTTGACCAGCCCGTATTCAATAGCCTCCGCCGAATTCAAATACTCCATGTTCTTCAAGACGCGGATAAGCAAGTACTGCAGCTTCATCAGGTTGTCGTTCTCGACGTAGAGCAGGGTCAACCACCAGTCGTTCCAGTATTGAAGGGCGAAGAACAAACCCAAAGTCGCAAGCGCCGGTTTGGAAATCGGAAGGACGATCTGCGCGAAAATCCTCAGTTCGCCCGCTCCGTCGATCTTGGCGGACTCGATGACCGCCTCCGGGATCGTCTGCAGGAACCCCTTCATCAGCATGACGAACCATCCGCTGATCAGATACGGCAAGATAAGCGCTAACGCAGTGTTCTTCAGTCCTAGCCACTTCACCATCAGAATGTAGGAGGGAACCATCCCGCCGTGGAAAAGCATCGTGAAGAAAATGAAGAAGGCTAGAAAGGACCGAAAGCGGTAATCCTTGCGTGAGATCGCATACGCATAGGTGGTCGTCACCCACATTCCGACGATCGATCCGACGACCGTCGTCGCTATCGTCACGAAATAGGATTGAAGCAGCGTCTTCGGAGCGTGCAGGATAACCCGGTAGGCATCCCAGGTGAAATTCTTTGGAAGAATGGAATATCCGAATCTCACGATATCGTTCTCGCTCTGAAAGGAAGTTCCGATAATGACCAGGAACGGAAATACGCAGGCCGCGCAAAGAGCGATGAAGATAAGGTGGATGATCAGCTTCCCGACGGGCAACGGTTTTCTTGCGAGCGTCGTCGCGTAATCTTTCATATTCTGGCCCCTTAGAAGAGAGAGTTTTCCGGATTTATTTTTTTGACCACGGTGTTCGTGACGAGAACCAGACAGAAGCCGACGATCGATTGGAAGAAACCGGCCGCCGATGCCATCCCGATATCGCCCAAATCGATCAGCGAACGGTAGACGAACGTATCGATAACATCCGTGGTGCTATACAACAACGAAGAGTTCAACGTAACGTTGTAGAACAGTCCGAAGTCGCTGTAGCAGATGCTGCCGATCTGCAGAATGACCAGCATGATAATGATCGGCTTGATCATCGGCACCGAGATCGAGAACGCCTGCCTGATTTTGCTCGCCCCGTCGATCTTGGCTGCATCGTAGTATTCCGAATCGATGCCCATCAGCGCCGCGTAGTAGATCACGGAGCTGTAACCGAGACCTTTCCATACCGCCGCGATCACGATAATGTAAGGCCAGTATTTCGGATCGCTGTACCACATGATCGGCTCTTCGCCTAGGGAAACCAGGAAGCGATTGATAACGCCGTATTCCATATCGAACAGCGAGCGGAAGGCGAATCCGGCCACGACCCACGATATGAAATAAGGAATGAACAGAATCGTTTGATACGCCCTCACGAATCGGCGGCTCAACTCGTATAGAAGCAATGCGATGATTACCGAGAGTGTCGTTCCGAGCACGATGAAGGTCATGTTGTAGAGAATCGTATTCCGCAACACCCGGTACAGCGCGTCTCCGTTAAAGAGGAAACCGAAGTTGTCGAACCCGACCCACGGACTGTTCCATATCCCCAAGTTGTAACGGTAGGACTTGAAGGGCAAGAGCAACCCGTAAAGCGGCACGTAATTGAAAACAATGATGAGCAGAAATCCCGGCAGCGCCAGCATCGACAGCCCCGCGTTCTTTTTGATAACCCTGATCATGCGTCCTGCACTTCCTTTTCGCGTTGCGTTTCGTCCTATCCCAACTTTAGGCGCGGAACTCGGAACTGTATATTTTAAAAACGGTCTTTTCCTGCAAAAACCCGCAGTCGCCGCTTTAAATCGGAGTTTAAACGAAAAAACAGAGCCCCGGTGGTTATCGCCGAGGCTCTGTTTTGCGATTGAGATGACTCGCAGCTACATTAATTAATCCTGTTAACGTTCCTTTGCAGGGCATATTCCTTCGGCGTAACCTTGTACTTCTTCTTGAACAGGCTGAAGAAGTAGGTTTCGTTCGTAAAGCCAACTCTCTGAACGACTTCGTAGACGCTTAGATCCTCTTGAACGAGAAGCTCCGCTGCTTTGGACAGCCTCACGCCGTTGATCATATCCTGGATCGACAGATTCGTCGCCTCCTTGTAAATCTTGCTCAAGTTCCGGGAGGAGATCTTCATCATGGATGCGATCGAGGGCATGCTCAAGGACAAGTCCTGATAATTTTTATGAATATATTCCGTAACCGCGTCCACGACGAAAGAATTCAGCGTATCCGTATTCTCGGCCGTTTCCTTATTCATAGAATCCTGAAGTCCGCTCCTTATGATCCGATGGATATCGGCCATCGTCTCCTTCTCCAGAATGTGGCGGCCGATCGAGGCGATCTGAAGCGAAGGCGCGGCAGGGATCTTCGCTTCTTCCAACGCTTCGATCGCCGTGTCGACCAGTCTGATGATGGAAACCAAGGCATTATGGTAATTCAGCGTCTCCATTTCGCCGAATAGATTCGCCAGCACTTCCTTCATAGCGGCGACATTGCCCGACTTGATCGTCTCCACGAGCCATTCTTCCAGTTCCTTCGAATAGCCGGATTTTTTGTTTTCGGCGTTTTTGCGAATGCGCGCGTGCGTGATGACGGAGCCGTGCCCGAGTTGCAGCCGGTACATGGCTTGATCCTGAGTCTGGTTGTATAGGGAATGCAATCCGCTAAGCGTATCGGTCCTGTCGCTGATCGAAGCCGTGAATGTGACTTTGAAAAATCTGGAGAAGTTGATCTGCGCCTCGGTCACCAGAGCTTCAAGCTCCGAAGCGTAAGAGTCGTCTTGCTCCGGAACGCTCACGATCAGCAGCACATGATCCTCCTTCATATCGATTCCTTCGTTCGGATACGTTCGGGCTACGATCTCGGAGGCGATGTTGAGCAGCGCGAACCGGAACATTTCCTTATCCTTGGCGCTGAAAGCTTGCTGGAACTCCTTGTAATTATCGATTTTCAGCAAAGCTACCGCATAAGAGCCATCCGGGGGCAGAGAAATTCTCATTTCCTTGAACAACGCCTCAAGTTCGTTCCGAGAAATCGCAAAGCGTTCGTCGAGCAACCGGCTGAGCCAATAATGCCTCATTCTATCCTTGTTGTCGTGCTTCTCCTTATAGAACAGTTCAAGCTCTTCCATCGATTGCCGGTAGACGGCATTCAAATACGAGATCTCGTCCGTGGCTTCGTCCTCCCCCTCTCCACGGATTCGATCTCGCCTGATCGCGTTCACGAGGTTGCCGAACGGCCGATAAATCCTGCTGGTGATCAGAATCGAGATGAAGAGCGCCAGAAACAGGGCAATGAGCGTGATGATAATAAGGCTATTACGCAAACTCGCGATGGACCGGTAGACTTCGAGGATCGGCTGCGTCTTGATCAACGTCATGCCGGCGCTCTCGACGCGCGAATACGTGACCAAATAAGGAGTTCCGCCGTGTTTGGCCTCGAAAAATCCGTCAGGGCCCGCTTCCTGATGGGCAATCTTATAGTCCTCCAGATCGGACTTCAGCAACCGCATAATCTCGCTCTCGCTCGTACCGTCGGCCAAATACTCGCCTGACTGGTCCAAGAGGAAGATACTGTCGCCCTTGCGTTTGTCGATCATATTGATCTGCCTAATGTTGTCGAGCAACCATTCGGACCTGACGTTGATGATGATAACGCCGTCCGGCTTCAGATCGTCCGCCGAAGTTTCATACATCATATAAGAAAAGACATGCTCGGGCTTGGATTGTCCGTTCACCAACTTCCTGATGTCGCGGAAGATCGGCTTCATTTTCGACGGCAACTGCTCCGAATGGTATAAGGCATCCAGCAATTGATCTTCGAAGAACAAGGGACTTCCCGCATTGTAAGTCTGGTCCAAGTTCCGGTTGTATATCGTTATGGAATGAATGTACGGATTGGTCGAAGTGATGGAACTGGTAACTTTATTCAAGCGATTGGCCACATCGACCATATTCTCCTCTTTCGCATACATCACCGCGCCTACGTCGCTGTTCAGATAGAGAGATTTGCACAAGCTGCTGATCGTATCGTCCATGAACGCCATATTATATTTCACTTGGTAAAGGATTTTCTGGTTGGAGGCATACTCGTTCTTCAACAGCAATTTCTGGGTGTTGATGTAGACGACCCCCGACAACGCGAGGATAATGAGCAGGATCGCGATGCTGATCCAGAGAACCATCTTGGCATAGTAAGCTTTGATCCCGAATCGCTTCATGCGATTGTCCTCCTCCGATTCGTAGCAGCGTTAGCGGGAAGCTTGCGCCGCTTTGTATGAACAATGCCGAAGAGACTGGCATTAGCCAGTCCCTCGTGCGATCTTATTCCGATAGGGCCTCCAGCCGATCGGCCAGCGCGTGCAGGTTGTCCAGGCTGATCCTCACACTGTCGAGCGCTTCGCCCTCGCAAATATCCTGTTCTACGACATACCATTCCACGCCGTTCCTCTCTCCCCATCTCAGCAGAGACTCGAAGTCGATCATTCCCGTACCGATCTCGGCATAGGCTCTTCGCCCGTCGCCCGTCATATCCTTCAAGTGCATCGTAGGCATTCGGCCGCCGTAGGGTTTTATGAACTCCGCCGGTTCATGGCCTGCTTTTTTCACCCAGTATACATCAATCTCGGCCAGCACGGCATTATCCGGCGCCGGTTCGATCAGATAACTTAGCGCATTCGTGCCGCGAACGCTCGTATCGAACTCGAAGGCATGGTTGTGGAATCCGACCGTGAAGCCATCCGACCTCAGCTTGGAAGCCGCCGCGTTCAGTTCCTCCCTCAACCTAACAAAGCCTTGTTCGTTGCGCCATTCATGTGGCACTGACGGACAGATCAGACGCTTCGTATGGAGCAGCGTCGCCTCCGTCACGACACTCTCCATATCCGACCGCAATCGTTCTACCGAGACATGCATGCCGGCCGTC
Encoded proteins:
- a CDS encoding L-fucose/L-arabinose isomerase family protein, with amino-acid sequence MSISAFARSKARIGVISVGHEPYWGQFPGLREELEGYGREFEKMLEDFDVEVVSAGFVDNVDKSFAAAARLRARDVDFLFCNLATYVTSSSAATTIMNLGVPTVLVALQPLKRLDYRNTTTYMQLANDNICSLPEISGVLVRAGKPAAGIIVGTLRDDPRIARELKSWCQVANARRAFKYARIGYLGHTYEGMYDMNSDPTAFTAAFGSHVQMLEMCDLAKLVNGAKPGEIADKIEEIKSVFTIADPFIDPVTRPIKQEDLEWSAKVAVGLDKLVVENGLTGLAYYYRGLDNNEYERIGSNMVLGNSLLTGKGIPLAGEADLKTCAAMLIMDRLDAGGSFAELHPCDFVDEIVLVGHDGPHNVKISDSRPIIRGLDLFHGKSGSGIGVEFSIQAGPVTLLGISQTADGRYKMIAAEGRSIKGEIPQTGNTNTRCSFDCGVADFIERWCAAGPTHHFALGVGHKGQQIKRLANVLGMELEMV
- a CDS encoding beta-mannosidase, which produces MKRTILLTGDWNLKGEGERPEGSLTKINIKARVPGHVHQDLLEAECIRDPGYRKQADECSWVEHWHWTYSREFEIDRLDGRRAVLEFEGLDTFADVILNGTRVARTDNMFIHYRFDVSELLRTGTNELEVRFRTVAEGFANKPYIGRGAAFTSERLYVRRMQCTFGWDWVGRLVSYGIWRPVSLVFEDIGTIDDLYVHTKAIDGRGAAIGFALETSRQVEQPMRVEAAILDPSGRIVWQTSRKLLGNKLELTADLAEPELWWPAGYGGQPLYKAVAKLYGEAGIVDERMCSFGVRTVRIEQLQDRPGSDEARMTEKLRALDTEWDLNGDRPGSGFTLLVNGVPIYCKGANWVPSDPFPSRIPNSHYENLLCLARDAGMTMLRCWGGGIYEPEHFWESCDKLGIVVFQDFMMACGTYPEEDGEWASSLAVEAEGVIRLLRNRPSLIWWNGDNENGMFDDEENPDYPGRAIAERITGRLCAELDPSRPFLPTSPFGGNKNNSFTIGTAHYTGALLDMFEVFRDTDLRQYRSYFAGLLSRFCPEFPMFGTPEIHTLRRFMSEEDLNDPSFDMLEYHTKNHPGLVDFSLFGALRTLAVKLMPPAVSTVERIRRMSYVQHEITRLVVESYRRNRPYTSGILFWMFNDCWPASGWSLVDYFGYPKGGYYGFKKAARPVIASIERQETEGGYAFWVCNDKPEAIRGRGRLRALKLDGTADDASRWTREFGFEIEGGTSSVIATVHLEELDALMDDSRVLVMDIEGPFGEDRCVYFAGIPADMELEPSGVRMESRTEGAEGGRLTVAADRYAKAVLLHGEYVFSDNYFDLLPGERRTIDYRRLAAGTTADAIEEREIELFSWN
- a CDS encoding ABC transporter substrate-binding protein, producing the protein MIRAKTKESKKWLLSGTAAMLAAMFIVSGCNSKENAASSPSGSPEPSQPASQASQTASPESETKDFVKLSWYMPKPIDNMKDQDAVEAEANKIIKEKLNAELHLNLIDNAGWEDKMKLISAAGEPYDLVFTTFASNRISDNVQKGALLPLDDLLQKYGQNILAKVDPRAWKAVTYNGKIMAIPAQTPYSPAGAHVFKKDLVEKYQFDYKNVKSIQDLEPFLAEIKKNEPDMIPLLATANGTASGITLYDYTTISPGISYSEQDGKIVKILDVAQNKANYQTINDFYKKGYIAKDAAIKTDYLAEAKSGKYAVMRDSGGYTEDGSKSTATYGFPTVETLSGYPTISTNSMTSAASAISATSKNPERAMMLLNLIWGDKYLLNTLAYGVEGKNYTVKSGTAQDANPTIEATSGSEQTWAIWHNWLGPLWDQWDSNWNSTAALEAMKKNNDNGKASGILGFIFNPEPVKNEIAQVSAVQKEANPILTTGSMPDFEKYYTDLQKRLDDAGMDKILAEAQKQFDAWKAGNS
- a CDS encoding carbohydrate ABC transporter permease; protein product: MKDYATTLARKPLPVGKLIIHLIFIALCAACVFPFLVIIGTSFQSENDIVRFGYSILPKNFTWDAYRVILHAPKTLLQSYFVTIATTVVGSIVGMWVTTTYAYAISRKDYRFRSFLAFFIFFTMLFHGGMVPSYILMVKWLGLKNTALALILPYLISGWFVMLMKGFLQTIPEAVIESAKIDGAGELRIFAQIVLPISKPALATLGLFFALQYWNDWWLTLLYVENDNLMKLQYLLIRVLKNMEYLNSAEAIEYGLVKPGMLVPSLSARMAMCILAAGPMLLVFPLFQKYFVQGLTVGSVKG
- a CDS encoding ABC transporter permease → MIRVIKKNAGLSMLALPGFLLIIVFNYVPLYGLLLPFKSYRYNLGIWNSPWVGFDNFGFLFNGDALYRVLRNTILYNMTFIVLGTTLSVIIALLLYELSRRFVRAYQTILFIPYFISWVVAGFAFRSLFDMEYGVINRFLVSLGEEPIMWYSDPKYWPYIIVIAAVWKGLGYSSVIYYAALMGIDSEYYDAAKIDGASKIRQAFSISVPMIKPIIIMLVILQIGSICYSDFGLFYNVTLNSSLLYSTTDVIDTFVYRSLIDLGDIGMASAAGFFQSIVGFCLVLVTNTVVKKINPENSLF
- a CDS encoding AraC family transcriptional regulator, which codes for MKRFGIKAYYAKMVLWISIAILLIILALSGVVYINTQKLLLKNEYASNQKILYQVKYNMAFMDDTISSLCKSLYLNSDVGAVMYAKEENMVDVANRLNKVTSSITSTNPYIHSITIYNRNLDQTYNAGSPLFFEDQLLDALYHSEQLPSKMKPIFRDIRKLVNGQSKPEHVFSYMMYETSADDLKPDGVIIINVRSEWLLDNIRQINMIDKRKGDSIFLLDQSGEYLADGTSESEIMRLLKSDLEDYKIAHQEAGPDGFFEAKHGGTPYLVTYSRVESAGMTLIKTQPILEVYRSIASLRNSLIIITLIALFLALFISILITSRIYRPFGNLVNAIRRDRIRGEGEDEATDEISYLNAVYRQSMEELELFYKEKHDNKDRMRHYWLSRLLDERFAISRNELEALFKEMRISLPPDGSYAVALLKIDNYKEFQQAFSAKDKEMFRFALLNIASEIVARTYPNEGIDMKEDHVLLIVSVPEQDDSYASELEALVTEAQINFSRFFKVTFTASISDRTDTLSGLHSLYNQTQDQAMYRLQLGHGSVITHARIRKNAENKKSGYSKELEEWLVETIKSGNVAAMKEVLANLFGEMETLNYHNALVSIIRLVDTAIEALEEAKIPAAPSLQIASIGRHILEKETMADIHRIIRSGLQDSMNKETAENTDTLNSFVVDAVTEYIHKNYQDLSLSMPSIASMMKISSRNLSKIYKEATNLSIQDMINGVRLSKAAELLVQEDLSVYEVVQRVGFTNETYFFSLFKKKYKVTPKEYALQRNVNRIN
- a CDS encoding sugar phosphate isomerase/epimerase family protein, producing MKRKFAIQLYTLRKECERDFPATLRTLGRMGWAGVETAGLHGHSAEEIAKVLRETELKTAGMHVSVERLRSDMESVVTEATLLHTKRLICPSVPHEWRNEQGFVRLREELNAAASKLRSDGFTVGFHNHAFEFDTSVRGTNALSYLIEPAPDNAVLAEIDVYWVKKAGHEPAEFIKPYGGRMPTMHLKDMTGDGRRAYAEIGTGMIDFESLLRWGERNGVEWYVVEQDICEGEALDSVRISLDNLHALADRLEALSE